In a single window of the Thunnus thynnus chromosome 9, fThuThy2.1, whole genome shotgun sequence genome:
- the arr3b gene encoding arrestin 3b, retinal (X-arrestin) isoform X2 — protein MSKVFKKTSGNGHIALYLGKRDFVDHVDSVEVVDGVVKVDPSGLNDRKVYVYLACAFRYGSEDLDVIGLSFRRDIWIQRVQVYPPVDGNSTKSPMQESLLKKVGEQGYPFSFQMPTDLPCSVSLQPGPNDSGKACGVDFEVKAYLANAPNNIDEVVEKKDTCRLMIRKIQFAPANNKAGPKADVTKQFLMTDKPVHLEASLEKEIYYHGDPITVKVKVNNETTKVVKKIKVSVEQLTSVVLYSSDTYSKPVCSEEFGETINANSTFEKSFQITPLLSNNKEKRGLSVDGRLKDEDTNLASTTLSQGEKEVQGIIVAYKVKVNLMVSSGGLLGGLTASDVTVELPLTLMSPKPAG, from the exons ATGTCAAA GGTTTTCAAGAAGACCAGCGGCAATGGACAT ATTGCCTTGTACTTGGGAAAGAGAGACTTTGTGGACCATGTGGATTCAGTGGAAGTAGTCG ATGGGGTGGTTAAAGTGGACCCTTCTGGTCTTAATGACAGAAAAG TATATGTCTACCTTGCTTGTGCGTTCCGCTATGGGAGCGAAGACTTGGATGTGATTGGGCTCTCCTTCAGGAGAGACATTTGGATACAGCGTGTTCAGGTGTATCCACCTGTAGATGGAAACTCAACAAAATCACCGATGCAGGAATCCCTCCTGAAGAAAGTTGGAGAGCAAGGATATCCCTTTTCTTTCCAG ATGCCAACAGATCTCCCATGTTCAGTCAGCTTACAGCCTGGACCAAATGATAGTGGCAAG GCTTGTGGGGTGGACTTTGAGGTCAAAGCATACCTTGCTAATGCACCCAACAACATAGATGAAGTTGTTGAAAAGAA GGACACTTGTCGCCTAATGATTCGAAAAATTCAGTTTGCACCAGCTAACAACAAAGCCGGACCCAAGGCTGATGTCACCAAGCAGTTTCTGATGACTGACAAACCTGTTCACTTGGAAGCATCCCTTGAAAAAGAG ATTTATTATCATGGAGATCCAATCACTGTCAAAGTAAAAGTCAACAATGAAACCACCAAGGTTGTGAAGAAAATCAAAGTCTCAG ttgaGCAGCTAACAAGTGTAGTGCTGTACTCCTCTGACACTTACAGCAAGCCTGTCTGCTCTGAAGAGTTTGG GGAGACAATAAACGCCAACTCTACATTTGAGAAGTCCTTCCAAATAACCCCCCTGCTGTCCAACAACAAAGAGAAGCGAGGTCTTTCTGTGGACGGACGGCTAAAAGATGAGGACACCAACCTTGCATCCACTACCCT GAGTCAAGGTGAAAAGGAGGTGCAGGGAATCATTGTCGCCTACAAAGTCAAGGTCAATCTAATGGTGTCCAGCGGAGG CCTCCTGGGTGGCCTAACAGCAAG tgATGTGACCGTGGAACTTCCTCTGACTCTGATGTCCCCAAAACCTGCAGGTTA A
- the arr3b gene encoding arrestin 3b, retinal (X-arrestin) isoform X1, which translates to MSKVFKKTSGNGHIALYLGKRDFVDHVDSVEVVDGVVKVDPSGLNDRKVYVYLACAFRYGSEDLDVIGLSFRRDIWIQRVQVYPPVDGNSTKSPMQESLLKKVGEQGYPFSFQMPTDLPCSVSLQPGPNDSGKACGVDFEVKAYLANAPNNIDEVVEKKDTCRLMIRKIQFAPANNKAGPKADVTKQFLMTDKPVHLEASLEKEIYYHGDPITVKVKVNNETTKVVKKIKVSVEQLTSVVLYSSDTYSKPVCSEEFGETINANSTFEKSFQITPLLSNNKEKRGLSVDGRLKDEDTNLASTTLSQGEKEVQGIIVAYKVKVNLMVSSGGLLGGLTASDVTVELPLTLMSPKPAGYKLD; encoded by the exons ATGTCAAA GGTTTTCAAGAAGACCAGCGGCAATGGACAT ATTGCCTTGTACTTGGGAAAGAGAGACTTTGTGGACCATGTGGATTCAGTGGAAGTAGTCG ATGGGGTGGTTAAAGTGGACCCTTCTGGTCTTAATGACAGAAAAG TATATGTCTACCTTGCTTGTGCGTTCCGCTATGGGAGCGAAGACTTGGATGTGATTGGGCTCTCCTTCAGGAGAGACATTTGGATACAGCGTGTTCAGGTGTATCCACCTGTAGATGGAAACTCAACAAAATCACCGATGCAGGAATCCCTCCTGAAGAAAGTTGGAGAGCAAGGATATCCCTTTTCTTTCCAG ATGCCAACAGATCTCCCATGTTCAGTCAGCTTACAGCCTGGACCAAATGATAGTGGCAAG GCTTGTGGGGTGGACTTTGAGGTCAAAGCATACCTTGCTAATGCACCCAACAACATAGATGAAGTTGTTGAAAAGAA GGACACTTGTCGCCTAATGATTCGAAAAATTCAGTTTGCACCAGCTAACAACAAAGCCGGACCCAAGGCTGATGTCACCAAGCAGTTTCTGATGACTGACAAACCTGTTCACTTGGAAGCATCCCTTGAAAAAGAG ATTTATTATCATGGAGATCCAATCACTGTCAAAGTAAAAGTCAACAATGAAACCACCAAGGTTGTGAAGAAAATCAAAGTCTCAG ttgaGCAGCTAACAAGTGTAGTGCTGTACTCCTCTGACACTTACAGCAAGCCTGTCTGCTCTGAAGAGTTTGG GGAGACAATAAACGCCAACTCTACATTTGAGAAGTCCTTCCAAATAACCCCCCTGCTGTCCAACAACAAAGAGAAGCGAGGTCTTTCTGTGGACGGACGGCTAAAAGATGAGGACACCAACCTTGCATCCACTACCCT GAGTCAAGGTGAAAAGGAGGTGCAGGGAATCATTGTCGCCTACAAAGTCAAGGTCAATCTAATGGTGTCCAGCGGAGG CCTCCTGGGTGGCCTAACAGCAAG tgATGTGACCGTGGAACTTCCTCTGACTCTGATGTCCCCAAAACCTGCAGGTTA CAAATTGGATTAA